In Scylla paramamosain isolate STU-SP2022 chromosome 29, ASM3559412v1, whole genome shotgun sequence, a genomic segment contains:
- the LOC135115603 gene encoding uncharacterized protein LOC135115603 — MTDWSKEGLGFVILQQHCRCSAVDAPFCCKTGWRLALCGSRHLTAAEAGYAPVEGEALAVAWCLRKARLFLLGCPNLMLVTDHRPLVKLLGDRALTDIVNPRLFRLKERTLQYRFTVRYLPGKRNYAADFLSRYPTLKASPDGHDEEQVEELAGAMAAATIAALTFNECLTLDEEVVLRASQQDPAYQLLVAKVLAGDWHPHRAQEIECLRHFYSVRDRLSVSRGLVTYTYDQGHVRLVIPDGLRRQVAANLHASHQGLDSMLRRARQTQTVVDVFQLDGCSYLAYADRLTGWLEVAQLPSGATSSKIMNQLRLYFARWGAPEQVSTDGGTNLVSEEMTGFFKRWGVTVRLSSAHYPQSNGRAEAAVKSAKRMLRGNIGTNGSLNSDKVSLALLQYLNTPLRDIDKSPAQLATGRQLRDGVPAISLNYRIDEHWGRTLRERERQMARQHSKMKDHANGCSRSNIAPGSRVLVQNQANKTWDRAGIVVEARGNRQYLVKLDGSGRLSLRTRLHLKPLAQPNPAPPPKPQEPPPEPSPNRPRRRVARPGWLDDYVE, encoded by the exons ATGACTGACTGGAGCAAGGAGGGGCTAGGCTTCGTCATCCTCCAGCAACACTGCCGTTGTTCAGCTGTGGACGCACCATTCTGCTGTAAGACTGGCTGGCGCCTGGCGCTGTGTGGCAGCCGTCACCTAACAGCTGCTGAGGCAGGTTACGCTCCAGTGGAAGGTGAGGCGCTCGCCGTGGCTTGGTGTCTCCGTAAGGCTCGCCTGTTCTTGTTGGGCTGCCCTAACTTGATGCTGGTGACGGACCACCGCCCCCTGGTCAAGCTTCTGGGTGATCGAGCTCTCACGGACATAGTGAACCCGCGGCTGTTCCGCCTGAAGGAGAGGACACTCCAGTACCGCTTCACTGTCCGTTACCTGCCCGGTAAAAGGAACTATGCAGCCGACTTCCTCTCAAGATACCCCACACTCAAAGCGTCACCCGATGGACACGACGAAGAGCAGGTGGAGGAACTGGCAGGAGCGATGGCTGCAGCCACCATAGCAGCACTCACCTTTAATGAGTGTCTCACCCTGGATGAGGAAGTGGTTCTTCGAGCATCACAGCAGGACCCGGCATACCAACTCTTGGTGGCTAAGGTGCTGGCAGGTGACTGGCATCCCCACAGAGCGCAGGAGATTGAATGCTTGCGGCATTTCTACAGCGTCAGGGACAGATTGTCGGTGTCACGTGGCTTAGTGACCTACACATATGACCAGGGTCATGTACGTCTGGTTATCCCTGACGGGCTGCGCCGTCAAGTGGCAGCAAACCTCCATGCAAGCCACCAGGGCCTGGACTCCATGCTTAGGAGAGCCAGGCAGACG CAGACAGTAGTGGACGTCTTTCAGCTAGATGGGTGCTCATACTTAGCTTATGCTGACaggctaactggctggctggaggtGGCGCAGCTGCCCAGTGGTGCAACCTCGAGCAAGATTATGAACCAGCTGAGGCTCTACTTTGCGAGGTGGGGCGCACCAGAACAAGTGTCGACGGATGGCGGAACCAATTTGGTGAGTGAAGAGATGACGGGATTCTTCAAGAGATGGGGCGTCACTGTGCGTCTCTCTTCCGCTCACTACCCTCAGAGCAACGGGCGTGCAGAAGCTGCAGTAAAATCTGCGAAGAGAATGCTGCGGGGCAACATAGGAACGAACGGGAGCCTCAACAGTGACAAGGTTTCTCTCGCCCTGCTGCAGTACCTGAACACGCCCCTCCGTGATATTGATAAGTCTCCGGCTCAGCTGGCAACGGGTCGTCAGCTACGGGATGGTGTCCCCGCTATCTCGCTAAACTACAGGATTGATGAACATTGGGGACGGACACTCCGTGAACGAGAGCGGCAGATGGCCAGACAACACAGCAAGATGAAGGATCACGCAAATGGGTGCAGCCGCTCCAACATCGCCCCTGGAAGCAGGGTCTTGGTGCAGAATCAGGCTAACAAGACCTGGGACAGGGCAGGTATTGTTGTGGAGGCAAGAGGCAACAGGCAGTACCTAGTGAAGCTCGACGGAAGTGGCAGGCTGTCTCTCCGCACACGCCTGCACCTGAAACCGCTCGCCCAGCCCAACCCAGCACCACCTCCAAAGCCACAGGAGCCACCACCAGAGCCATCGCCTAACCGCCCCCGCCGCCGGGTAGCCAGGCCTGGATGGCTAGATGACTATGTGGAGTGA